The Thermodesulfobacteriota bacterium genome contains the following window.
TAGCAACGGCCTCTACTTCAACAAGCGTTCTTTTGGAAGCGAGAGATGAGACACCAACTCCCGTTATTGCTGTGCGAGCAGTTCCGAGGAATGCTGACAGCATTGGCGCCAGGGCTTCCATATGCTCCTCAAGCTCTCCGCGGACATAGATTCGCAGGTGCAGCAGGTCGTCTACACTGGAACTGGCTTCGGCAAGAACCGTTCTCAGGTTCTCGAGGG
Protein-coding sequences here:
- a CDS encoding RidA family protein — its product is SIPTNRGTQMTKRLVNPASLYDGSSIGLSHAIIDEESGLLFISGQVAWDLEQLVTDNTVAGQFRLALENLRTVLAEASSSVDDLLHLRIYVRGELEEHMEALAPMLSAFLGTARTAITGVGVSSLASKRTLVEVEAVAKLRRP